In uncultured Bacteroides sp., one genomic interval encodes:
- a CDS encoding penicillin-binding protein, protein MTRYFFIILLMGLVGVAIVVKAGIIMFAERQYWKDVADRFVKENVIVHPSRGNIISADGKLMASSLPEYKIYMDFKAGGEVKDSILRDSMKVICQGLHKIFPDMSAAEFKAHIQKGRKKGSRSYLIYPKRISYIQYKEVKRLPVFNMNKYKGGFHELAFNQRKKPFGSLATRTLGDVFADTAQGAKNGLELAYDTILKGKNGITHRQKVMNKYLNITDVAPQDGLDIVTTIDVGMQDIAEKALLDKLKEINANVGVAVLMEVATGEVKAIVNMTKCSDGNYREIKNNAVSDMMEPGSTFKTASIMVALEDGKITPEDGVDTGNGQKLMHGRIMKDHNWTRGGYQYLTVPKILMVSSNIGVSTIIDNAYFNNPKKYVEGLYRVGINADLHIPIKGAGKAHIRIPNKDNWSNTALPWMSIGYESQIPPINTLAFYNAIANNGVMIAPKFVKGVMKNGEMIQEFPTEVIKPSICSERTLKQIQSILQRVVSEGLAKPAGSKQFHVSGKTGTAQISQGKGGYKSGKVSYLVSFCGYFPSESPKYSCIVAIQKPGLPASGGLMAGSVFSKIAERVYAKNLSTDLSLAVDSNSVVIPNVKSGEVNETKYVLDALKVQNREQFTPIGFGKKTWGTAQQSSNAVIITERMTLKNFMPGVIGMGAKDAVYLLESKGLKVSLSGMGKVQSQSIPQGTRIVKGQTVTIQLN, encoded by the coding sequence ATGACTCGTTACTTCTTCATCATTTTATTGATGGGGCTGGTTGGTGTTGCCATTGTTGTAAAGGCTGGCATTATTATGTTTGCCGAAAGACAATACTGGAAAGATGTGGCCGACCGTTTTGTTAAGGAGAATGTAATTGTTCATCCTAGCCGGGGAAATATTATTTCTGCCGATGGCAAATTAATGGCCAGCAGCTTGCCGGAATATAAAATTTACATGGACTTTAAAGCTGGTGGAGAGGTAAAAGACAGCATTCTAAGAGACAGCATGAAAGTGATTTGTCAGGGACTTCACAAGATATTCCCCGACATGTCGGCTGCTGAGTTTAAGGCTCATATTCAGAAAGGAAGAAAAAAAGGAAGCAGAAGTTACCTTATTTATCCTAAACGAATATCTTATATACAATATAAAGAGGTAAAGAGGTTGCCTGTTTTCAACATGAACAAGTATAAAGGTGGTTTCCATGAATTAGCTTTCAACCAACGTAAAAAACCTTTCGGTTCACTGGCAACCCGTACTTTGGGAGATGTCTTTGCTGATACTGCTCAAGGTGCAAAGAATGGACTGGAACTTGCTTACGATACTATCCTGAAAGGTAAAAACGGAATAACTCACCGTCAGAAGGTGATGAATAAATATCTGAATATTACAGATGTTGCTCCTCAGGACGGACTTGATATTGTTACTACCATCGATGTAGGAATGCAGGATATTGCAGAAAAAGCATTATTGGACAAGCTAAAAGAAATTAACGCTAATGTAGGTGTTGCTGTACTAATGGAAGTTGCCACAGGAGAAGTGAAGGCCATTGTAAACATGACTAAATGCAGTGATGGCAATTACCGCGAAATAAAGAATAATGCTGTATCTGATATGATGGAACCCGGTTCTACATTCAAAACAGCATCCATAATGGTTGCATTGGAAGATGGTAAAATAACACCTGAAGATGGAGTAGATACAGGTAACGGTCAAAAGTTAATGCACGGACGCATAATGAAGGATCATAACTGGACCAGAGGCGGATATCAATACCTTACTGTGCCCAAAATATTGATGGTTTCTTCAAACATCGGGGTTTCTACCATTATTGATAATGCTTACTTCAACAATCCTAAAAAATATGTTGAGGGACTCTATAGAGTGGGTATTAATGCAGATCTTCATATTCCAATAAAGGGTGCAGGAAAAGCTCATATTCGTATACCGAATAAGGACAACTGGTCTAATACAGCTTTGCCATGGATGTCTATTGGTTACGAGAGTCAGATACCTCCTATCAATACACTTGCGTTCTACAATGCTATTGCTAATAATGGAGTGATGATAGCTCCTAAATTTGTAAAGGGAGTGATGAAGAATGGCGAGATGATTCAGGAATTTCCTACTGAAGTGATTAAACCATCAATCTGCTCTGAACGGACACTGAAACAAATTCAGTCTATTTTGCAAAGAGTTGTAAGTGAAGGGTTAGCCAAACCGGCGGGCTCTAAACAGTTCCATGTTTCAGGAAAAACAGGTACTGCTCAGATCTCTCAGGGAAAAGGCGGATACAAATCTGGAAAAGTAAGTTATCTGGTTAGTTTCTGCGGATATTTCCCTTCGGAATCACCGAAATATAGTTGCATCGTTGCAATACAAAAACCAGGTCTTCCTGCATCAGGTGGTTTGATGGCAGGTAGTGTATTCAGTAAAATTGCAGAAAGAGTTTATGCTAAAAACCTGAGTACAGACTTATCTTTGGCTGTTGATTCGAACTCTGTGGTAATTCCGAACGTAAAATCAGGTGAGGTTAATGAAACAAAATATGTACTCGATGCTTTAAAAGTACAAAACCGGGAACAGTTCACTCCTATTGGCTTTGGAAAGAAGACATGGGGTACAGCTCAGCAAAGTTCTAATGCCGTTATTATTACAGAAAGAATGACTCTTAAAAACTTTATGCCTGGTGTTATAGGCATGGGTGCAAAAGATGCAGTATATTTGCTGGAAAGTAAAGGACTTAAAGTGTCTCTGTCCGGAATGGGTAAGGTACAGTCTCAAAGTATTCCGCAAGGAACCAGAATAGTAAAAGGACAAACAGTAACCATACAATTGAATTAA
- a CDS encoding FtsL-like putative cell division protein: MSLKSILGGDILANDFFRRQTKLLVLIMVFVIFYISNRYSCQQQLIEIDRLEKQLTDIKYDALTRSSELMEKSRQSRIEEYVSTQESELQTATNPPYLIKK; this comes from the coding sequence ATGTCTCTAAAAAGTATTCTTGGAGGTGATATCCTGGCCAATGACTTTTTCCGTCGCCAGACAAAATTGCTGGTTCTTATCATGGTTTTTGTGATTTTCTATATCAGTAACCGTTACTCATGCCAGCAACAGTTAATTGAAATAGACCGCTTGGAAAAGCAGCTTACAGATATTAAATACGATGCACTGACTCGCTCTTCCGAATTAATGGAAAAAAGCAGGCAATCGAGAATAGAAGAATATGTATCAACTCAGGAAAGTGAACTTCAAACAGCCACTAATCCTCCATATTTAATAAAGAAATAA
- the rsmH gene encoding 16S rRNA (cytosine(1402)-N(4))-methyltransferase RsmH, which produces MNEEITYHVPVLLKESVDGMNIQPGGTYVDVTFGGGGHSKEILSRLGKNGTLLGFDQDEDAEKNIVDDKRFIFVRSNFRYLHNFLRYHNIDKVDSILADLGVSSHHFDDSERGFSFRFDGKLDMRMNKRAGITAAELVNTYEEERLADIFYLYGELKNSRKLASVIVRSRASKHIETIEDFLSIIKPLFGREREKKELAKVFQALRIEVNQEMETLKEMLLAATEALKPGGRLVVITYHSLEDRMVKNIMKTGNVEGKQDQDFFGNLNTPFRLVNNRVIVPNEEEIARNPRSRSAKLRIAEKK; this is translated from the coding sequence ATGAACGAAGAAATAACATACCATGTACCGGTGCTCCTAAAAGAGAGTGTAGACGGGATGAATATCCAGCCCGGAGGAACGTATGTAGACGTAACTTTCGGTGGTGGCGGACATTCGAAAGAAATTTTAAGTCGCCTGGGTAAGAACGGCACACTCCTGGGATTTGATCAGGATGAGGATGCCGAAAAGAATATTGTGGATGATAAACGTTTCATCTTTGTGCGTAGTAACTTTCGTTACCTGCATAATTTTCTGCGTTATCACAACATCGACAAGGTAGACTCTATCCTAGCCGATCTGGGCGTTTCTTCTCATCACTTTGACGACAGTGAAAGAGGGTTTTCTTTCCGTTTCGACGGTAAACTGGATATGCGAATGAACAAGCGCGCCGGAATTACTGCTGCCGAACTGGTTAACACTTACGAAGAGGAACGTTTGGCCGATATTTTCTACTTATACGGTGAACTGAAAAACAGTCGCAAGCTGGCTTCGGTTATTGTAAGATCTCGTGCATCAAAGCATATTGAAACCATTGAAGATTTTCTTTCCATTATAAAACCGCTTTTCGGAAGAGAAAGAGAAAAGAAAGAACTGGCAAAGGTTTTTCAGGCTTTGCGAATTGAAGTAAATCAGGAGATGGAAACATTGAAAGAGATGCTGCTTGCTGCTACCGAAGCATTGAAACCGGGCGGAAGACTGGTGGTAATTACTTATCATTCATTGGAAGACCGGATGGTGAAAAATATAATGAAGACTGGTAATGTAGAAGGTAAACAAGATCAGGATTTCTTTGGTAATCTGAATACCCCTTTCAGACTTGTAAACAACAGGGTAATTGTACCCAATGAAGAGGAGATTGCACGCAATCCACGTTCCAGAAGCGCCAAATTAAGAATTGCAGAAAAGAAATAG
- the mraZ gene encoding division/cell wall cluster transcriptional repressor MraZ, with translation MDRFLGNIEAKADVKGRLFIPALFRKQLQAAAEERLIMRKDTYQDCLVLYPESVWNEELNELRGRLNKWNPTHQQIFRQFVSDVEIITPDSNGRILIPKRYMQMAGITIDVRFIGVDNTIEIWAKAKADKPFMNPEEFGRELEKVMNNKVINELKPPTTE, from the coding sequence ATGGATCGATTTTTGGGTAATATTGAAGCCAAAGCGGATGTAAAAGGTCGTCTTTTTATTCCCGCTTTATTCAGGAAACAGCTCCAGGCTGCCGCCGAAGAAAGGCTGATTATGCGCAAAGATACCTATCAGGACTGTTTGGTTCTTTACCCCGAAAGTGTTTGGAATGAAGAACTTAACGAATTACGCGGACGCCTCAACAAATGGAATCCTACTCACCAGCAAATATTCAGGCAGTTTGTTTCCGATGTGGAAATTATTACACCAGACAGTAACGGACGAATTCTTATTCCAAAACGTTACATGCAAATGGCCGGCATCACAATCGATGTCAGATTTATTGGAGTGGACAATACCATCGAAATATGGGCGAAAGCAAAGGCGGACAAACCGTTTATGAATCCCGAAGAGTTCGGCCGGGAGCTTGAAAAAGTAATGAACAATAAAGTTATTAACGAATTAAAACCACCAACAACAGAATGA
- a CDS encoding transposase, which yields MSQSEKSRCHFDDAFKMSVVEEAIQGTQSKYSLCRKYSIASTSTLRSWIRIFAPEYELNDGSMKKSPVSENEEILALRRMLQEKELCLKREKMRADFLDEMINVAEEKFQLPIRKKAGTKR from the coding sequence ATGAGTCAATCAGAGAAAAGTCGTTGTCATTTCGATGACGCATTTAAAATGTCGGTGGTCGAAGAGGCCATCCAGGGTACACAGAGCAAGTATTCTTTGTGTCGTAAATATTCCATCGCCAGTACTAGCACATTACGAAGTTGGATTCGTATCTTTGCACCCGAATATGAATTGAATGATGGTTCCATGAAAAAGAGTCCCGTGAGTGAAAACGAAGAAATCTTAGCTCTGCGTCGTATGCTTCAAGAAAAAGAATTGTGCTTGAAACGTGAAAAGATGCGTGCTGATTTCTTAGATGAAATGATCAACGTTGCTGAAGAGAAGTTTCAGCTTCCCATCCGAAAAAAAGCTGGCACCAAACGGTAA
- a CDS encoding IS3 family transposase has translation MGDLCALFGASKQAYYKHEDENIERLAIPRFIIEFVRYVREEDPAIGGEKLWVMYSQYFGKRYRIGRDAFLKVLKRYNLMLKAPRKSCRTTDSTHDLPTYPNLIKDLAITRSNQVWVSDITYIRLREDDFCFLSLVTDAYDHEIVGAYVGPTLATVHTIEALKQACKKRNIQNTEGLTHHSDRGVQYASYMYVNELKQKGIRISMTENGDPKENAIAERVNGILKKEFLNQYSFETIELVRQAVQQAVTFYNTRRPHRSLDMLTPQQAFGKTGIIKKRWTSYKDKYREACLQ, from the coding sequence GTGGGTGACCTTTGCGCGCTGTTTGGTGCGTCCAAGCAAGCTTATTACAAACACGAAGACGAGAACATCGAACGCCTTGCCATCCCTCGTTTTATTATTGAGTTCGTAAGATATGTTCGAGAGGAGGATCCCGCTATCGGCGGCGAAAAGCTATGGGTGATGTATAGTCAATACTTCGGCAAACGTTATAGGATAGGTCGTGATGCTTTTTTAAAAGTGCTCAAGCGGTACAACCTGATGCTCAAGGCACCCAGAAAAAGTTGTCGTACCACAGACTCCACCCACGACTTGCCGACCTACCCCAATCTAATTAAGGATTTGGCTATCACCCGTTCTAACCAAGTCTGGGTTAGTGATATTACCTATATCCGCTTGCGGGAAGACGATTTCTGTTTTCTCTCCTTGGTGACAGATGCGTACGACCATGAAATCGTAGGTGCTTACGTCGGCCCTACGCTAGCCACTGTCCACACCATAGAAGCCCTTAAACAGGCTTGCAAGAAGAGAAACATACAAAATACAGAAGGGCTGACTCATCATTCGGACCGAGGGGTGCAGTATGCCAGCTACATGTACGTAAATGAACTGAAACAAAAAGGAATAAGGATTAGTATGACGGAAAATGGAGACCCTAAAGAAAATGCAATAGCGGAAAGAGTAAATGGGATTCTCAAAAAGGAATTCCTTAACCAATATTCCTTTGAAACAATCGAACTGGTTAGGCAAGCAGTGCAGCAGGCTGTCACATTCTACAATACTAGACGCCCCCACAGGAGTTTGGATATGCTTACTCCACAACAGGCTTTTGGAAAGACCGGAATAATCAAGAAACGATGGACAAGTTATAAAGATAAATACAGAGAAGCTTGCCTGCAATAA
- a CDS encoding carboxypeptidase-like regulatory domain-containing protein — translation MEHYQKAKIQVRNVMNDRISIKRTILFLLYITICGYTNICAQSITISGTITNAEKGTKATNISVFTKRPKIGTISDSKGYFRISLPSSCTNKYLYFTGVGFQKDSILISGSSSLNIKLLPQAYTLKEIYIMPDSTLLTLLRKAYLRIPENYPAKPSLYTGFYRESVQDEKYQQIYLAEAMLSIYKDSYIKKKAEPGEVEILKSRKKEISSSGLLYYGGPFVPINGDAVLQRKDYINPQHFKAYKYKFNGIKESEGHEFYDISYTSAKSDSTVFKGRTLIDKQSLAYVYFERDLENYQTTNLRIKGVESHSKITYEKQNDKYYLKQYENNNIEKNLLNGKNINSTIDYITTDIKLDSVKPIPFERRLGFFEPFMQKTDDYNKKGWTDYNELNSALPQKSELQFSTSTAEQIFNTKSSKKLVFTNKLLKILLKLNFEYGLSFNTVSLNSNNYNFIFNPGGGLQPFTINKQQPSRKEAVVIQSLIGYRLSKNLSIFMKGTDDYFNSDISSNEHYYGIQYRKNLKSTGRPLFFEPSIAYCYKDYFVNLGTYSNSTSFHFGGEKIDARRIAFAYGLQQKTIAPQIAFSKRISRFASLKLFGTYNIPLDTKKAFRIKEKSGFFVSRKSATAGFENNQSIINNSELDIWNSLKINRFQVGITITLL, via the coding sequence ATGGAGCATTACCAGAAAGCTAAAATACAAGTAAGAAACGTGATGAATGACCGTATCTCTATAAAACGTACAATACTCTTTTTACTTTATATAACTATCTGTGGATATACCAATATCTGTGCACAATCAATCACTATCTCCGGCACAATAACCAATGCAGAGAAAGGAACAAAAGCAACTAATATCAGCGTTTTTACCAAACGTCCCAAGATTGGAACAATCTCCGACAGCAAAGGATATTTCAGAATCAGTCTCCCCTCCTCCTGCACAAACAAGTATCTGTATTTCACCGGAGTCGGCTTTCAAAAAGACAGTATACTCATTTCTGGTAGTTCGTCATTAAATATAAAGCTGCTGCCCCAAGCATATACTTTGAAGGAGATCTATATTATGCCAGACAGTACGCTACTTACTCTTTTGCGAAAGGCATATCTTAGAATACCGGAAAACTATCCTGCAAAGCCATCATTATATACAGGTTTTTATAGAGAAAGTGTGCAAGACGAAAAGTATCAGCAAATATATCTTGCGGAAGCAATGCTTTCTATCTACAAAGACTCTTATATCAAAAAGAAAGCAGAACCCGGAGAAGTTGAAATTCTGAAATCAAGAAAAAAAGAGATCAGCAGCAGTGGACTTCTGTATTATGGCGGGCCATTTGTTCCTATAAATGGTGATGCCGTTTTACAACGAAAAGATTACATTAATCCTCAGCATTTCAAAGCATACAAATATAAATTCAACGGCATAAAGGAATCTGAAGGACATGAATTTTATGATATCTCTTATACCAGCGCAAAAAGTGACTCAACAGTGTTCAAAGGAAGAACACTAATAGATAAACAAAGCTTGGCTTATGTTTATTTTGAGAGAGATCTTGAGAATTATCAGACTACAAATCTTAGGATTAAAGGAGTTGAGTCTCATTCAAAAATTACATATGAAAAGCAGAATGATAAATATTACCTTAAGCAATATGAAAATAATAACATTGAAAAAAATCTATTGAACGGGAAAAATATTAATTCTACTATCGATTATATTACTACCGATATAAAATTAGATTCTGTTAAACCTATACCTTTTGAAAGGAGGCTAGGATTCTTTGAGCCGTTTATGCAAAAGACTGATGATTACAACAAAAAAGGTTGGACAGACTATAATGAGCTGAACAGTGCATTACCTCAAAAGAGTGAACTCCAATTTTCAACATCAACCGCAGAACAGATTTTCAACACGAAAAGTTCTAAGAAGCTAGTATTTACAAATAAGTTACTAAAGATTCTACTGAAACTAAACTTTGAGTATGGCTTGTCTTTTAATACTGTAAGCCTCAACAGCAACAATTATAATTTTATCTTTAATCCAGGAGGCGGATTGCAACCGTTTACTATTAATAAGCAACAGCCTTCCAGAAAAGAAGCGGTAGTTATTCAAAGCCTGATAGGATATCGCCTGAGTAAAAATCTTAGTATCTTTATGAAAGGAACAGATGATTACTTTAACAGTGACATTTCATCGAACGAACATTATTACGGCATTCAATACAGAAAGAACTTAAAAAGTACCGGTCGACCACTATTCTTTGAACCTTCTATTGCATACTGCTATAAAGATTATTTCGTAAATCTGGGAACATATAGTAATTCCACTTCATTTCACTTTGGAGGGGAGAAGATTGATGCAAGAAGGATTGCATTTGCTTATGGATTGCAGCAAAAAACAATTGCTCCTCAAATCGCTTTCTCAAAAAGGATTAGCCGATTTGCCAGTCTAAAGTTATTTGGCACTTATAATATACCTCTAGACACAAAAAAAGCATTCAGAATAAAAGAAAAAAGCGGATTCTTCGTCTCAAGAAAGAGCGCAACAGCTGGTTTTGAGAACAATCAGTCTATAATTAACAACAGCGAACTGGATATTTGGAATTCATTGAAGATTAACCGTTTTCAGGTGGGAATTACAATAACCTTGCTTTGA
- a CDS encoding HAMP domain-containing sensor histidine kinase, whose product MKGKYTKLATGIAILFILLLQGMWLYNAYKLAGAEIVNKVNDCLNESVQKDIFRRLDSSLSRLPKESTISTDTLSGGNSAFIPGNVDLQESLARFKQPLMLRGLNRILSASLCRKEIFIEYSLCRVNTKTGETLESTVPGFNKSNVLRTKIFPVRKSEPIGVQVLFEPPYKAIFQQMTLLLVGSALMIVIVAFCVFYQIRIIIRQNKIAQLRQDFTYAMIHDMKTPLSSIYMGINMLKSGRLDNKPDKKEKYFDICMQESEHLLAITNRILTIAKLEQGELNLNKQIIDLPKLINSLIDKFSINQSKEVVFTTSFSENLISVVADYDYLKEAISNLIDNSIKYSHAKVCINIDCINDGNCILIKVKDNGFGIAHKDQTKIFEKFERAAATGKKKGATGFGLGLNYVLRVITAHGGNVIVSSIEGEFSEFTISLPMLIEEI is encoded by the coding sequence ATGAAGGGTAAATATACTAAACTGGCAACGGGAATTGCCATTCTTTTTATTTTATTGTTGCAAGGCATGTGGCTTTATAATGCTTATAAACTAGCCGGTGCTGAAATTGTAAATAAAGTGAATGATTGTTTAAATGAATCGGTTCAAAAAGATATATTCAGGAGACTTGATTCATCATTGAGCCGTTTACCAAAAGAATCAACTATTAGTACGGATACTCTATCTGGTGGAAATTCAGCTTTTATTCCTGGAAATGTAGATTTGCAAGAATCTTTGGCTCGTTTTAAGCAACCGTTAATGCTACGTGGATTAAACCGGATATTGTCTGCATCTCTTTGCCGAAAAGAAATATTTATTGAATATTCTTTATGCAGAGTAAATACTAAAACAGGAGAAACTTTGGAATCAACAGTTCCCGGTTTTAATAAAAGTAATGTGCTTCGCACAAAGATTTTTCCAGTTAGGAAATCTGAGCCAATAGGGGTTCAGGTTTTATTTGAGCCTCCATATAAAGCAATCTTTCAACAGATGACTTTGCTTCTTGTCGGCTCTGCTCTGATGATTGTAATTGTTGCTTTTTGTGTTTTCTATCAAATCAGAATCATTATTCGTCAGAATAAAATAGCTCAGTTGAGGCAGGACTTCACTTATGCTATGATACATGATATGAAAACTCCTCTTTCTTCTATTTATATGGGTATTAATATGCTAAAAAGTGGAAGGCTTGACAATAAACCTGATAAGAAAGAGAAATACTTTGATATATGTATGCAGGAGAGTGAGCATTTGCTTGCAATAACGAATCGTATTCTGACTATTGCAAAACTTGAACAAGGTGAACTGAACTTAAATAAACAGATCATTGATTTACCAAAACTGATAAATTCTTTAATAGATAAGTTTTCAATAAATCAGTCAAAAGAGGTTGTGTTCACTACTTCTTTTTCTGAGAACCTGATTTCTGTTGTTGCTGATTATGATTATCTGAAAGAAGCTATTTCTAATTTGATAGACAATTCCATAAAATATTCTCATGCAAAAGTATGTATCAATATTGATTGCATAAATGATGGCAACTGTATTTTGATTAAGGTTAAAGATAACGGATTTGGTATAGCTCATAAAGACCAGACAAAGATATTTGAGAAGTTTGAAAGAGCTGCAGCTACAGGAAAGAAAAAGGGTGCAACCGGATTTGGTTTGGGATTGAATTATGTACTTAGGGTTATTACAGCGCATGGAGGCAATGTGATAGTATCGAGTATAGAAGGAGAATTTAGCGAATTTACTATTAGTTTACCAATGTTAATAGAGGAAATATGA
- a CDS encoding response regulator transcription factor, with protein sequence MIKLLLVEDDENLNYIIKGSLEDMIGGYEVLSVLNGEEGLKVWRDFKPDIIVSDVEMPVMDGNEMVRAIREIDGDIPIVFATAKGSPKDVTIGYHSGVNNYIKKPFLPEELDAHIQALLKLKNGSRTRSESNIFKLGSYYFDSDHFLLKTGEQCSTLTAREAKILQMLCRSKGEIVKRDVILENIWGTNDFYTSRSLDVFIKKLRTYLSADTSVSIRTVKGVGLILND encoded by the coding sequence ATGATTAAGCTTTTGTTGGTAGAAGATGATGAAAATCTAAATTACATTATAAAAGGTAGTTTAGAGGATATGATTGGTGGGTATGAAGTTCTGTCTGTTTTGAATGGTGAAGAGGGATTAAAAGTATGGAGAGACTTTAAACCTGATATTATTGTTTCAGATGTAGAAATGCCTGTGATGGATGGCAATGAAATGGTAAGGGCAATACGTGAAATCGACGGGGATATTCCTATTGTATTCGCTACAGCCAAAGGTTCTCCCAAAGATGTTACAATAGGTTATCACTCGGGAGTGAACAACTATATTAAGAAACCATTTTTGCCCGAAGAGCTGGATGCTCATATTCAGGCATTGCTGAAACTGAAGAATGGCTCTCGAACAAGAAGTGAGAGCAATATCTTCAAGCTTGGATCTTATTATTTTGATTCTGATCATTTTTTACTTAAAACTGGCGAGCAATGCTCCACTCTGACAGCCCGCGAAGCAAAGATTCTTCAGATGCTTTGTAGGAGTAAAGGAGAAATAGTTAAGCGTGACGTGATTCTTGAAAATATATGGGGAACAAATGATTTTTATACATCTCGCAGCTTGGACGTTTTTATAAAGAAGTTACGTACTTATCTTTCTGCTGATACTTCCGTTTCTATACGTACTGTCAAAGGAGTGGGACTTATTCTCAATGATTAG
- a CDS encoding CPBP family glutamic-type intramembrane protease, protein MNKKVKTYSLLILIGILLAYITSQLLKLIFGNFNTFDKEKDYTFFILSVLIAPFIETFIFQYIVFKIPFSLNILKINKYSITFLILISTILFTFQHQYNIAYTIYAGVIGLYLAITFAYAEYIKEGLISGFKLVASIHLLLNFIAEISKLLSL, encoded by the coding sequence ATGAATAAAAAAGTAAAAACATATAGTTTGTTGATTTTAATAGGAATATTATTAGCATATATTACAAGTCAATTATTAAAATTAATATTTGGAAACTTTAATACTTTTGACAAAGAAAAAGATTACACATTCTTTATACTTTCAGTCTTAATTGCACCTTTTATTGAGACATTCATATTCCAATATATTGTTTTTAAAATTCCATTTTCTTTAAATATATTAAAGATCAACAAGTATTCAATTACATTTCTTATTTTAATTTCAACAATACTATTTACTTTTCAGCATCAATACAATATTGCATATACCATATATGCAGGAGTTATTGGTTTATATTTAGCGATTACATTTGCATATGCTGAATATATAAAAGAAGGTTTAATTAGCGGATTCAAATTAGTTGCCAGTATTCATCTACTCTTAAATTTTATAGCAGAAATATCAAAATTACTCAGTCTATAG
- a CDS encoding bacteriocin, with product MNNDSLKKIDIEVLTDSQLSSIEGGSPTLKTSLAYDVIWCLLSVLIAAGEGASAIKG from the coding sequence ATGAATAATGATTCTTTAAAAAAAATAGATATCGAAGTTCTGACAGATTCGCAACTTAGTAGTATAGAAGGAGGAAGTCCAACATTAAAAACATCTCTAGCTTATGATGTTATATGGTGCTTGCTTTCAGTTCTTATAGCAGCAGGAGAAGGTGCTTCTGCTATAAAGGGCTAA
- a CDS encoding helix-turn-helix domain-containing protein: MILTVRETKILQMLCESKGEIVKRDVILENIWGTNDFYTSRSLDVFIKKLRTYLSADTSVSIRTVKGVGLILND; encoded by the coding sequence ATGATTTTAACAGTCCGTGAAACAAAGATTCTTCAGATGCTTTGTGAGAGTAAAGGAGAAATAGTTAAGCGTGACGTGATTCTTGAAAATATATGGGGAACAAATGATTTTTATACATCTCGCAGTTTGGACGTTTTTATAAAGAAGTTACGTACTTATCTTTCTGCTGATACTTCTGTTTCTATACGTACAGTCAAAGGAGTGGGACTTATTCTCAATGATTAG